From the Montipora capricornis isolate CH-2021 chromosome 2, ASM3666992v2, whole genome shotgun sequence genome, one window contains:
- the LOC138038902 gene encoding uncharacterized protein isoform X3, which yields MEVQILDLKDVYDKKTRRTLQGLEYRLEDSEVTVVLQASDEISSVRAFVQRCPEAAIRTHDTIGPVELDINTLQSEALRRVVSIDLGSVYKTKDGDPVYWLEKADVMQRNKWELIIVLDFSSGLSGSVASKPFRVTTKAGYKAKDKGDIDSGCSNVQRLVRKITSPYGRSVSDYDDWERFRTLSSPGHKEKDGANALNEEFKGFSLFVKDEPLFEAKSEPFTKGKVSFQPDTLLDKRMVIRYYNRMERIHHVDEQPDLPGLLKLVGSDIDSNLADSPRRRSTGHKSSDNDLWWACGRCFFERRKKSTIKAHVIQQVCQKTAEIKKSRSNISKKKRQRHASWDFGNESFKSYSWKASLSV from the exons ATGGAAGTCCAGATACTGGATTTAAAGGATGTCTACGACAAAAAGACGCGAAGAACTTTACAAGGATTAGAGTATCGTTTGGAAGACTCTGAGGTAACTGTTGTCCTGCAAGCATCTGATGAAATCAGCAGCGTTCGGGCTTTTGTTCAGAGGTGTCCAGAGGCTGCCATTAGGACACACGATACTATAG GTCCCGTTGAACTGGACATCAATACCTTACAGTCTGAAGCCTTGCGTCGGGTTGTGAGCATTGATCTTGGGTCAGTGTACAAAACGAAAGACGGAGACCCGGTCTACTGGCTCGAAAAAGCAGACGTCATGCAAAGAAATAAGTGGGAGCTGATAATCGTACTTGACTTCAGTTCGGGACTGTCTGGTAGTGTGGCATCAAAGCCTTTTAGAGTCACAACTAAAGCAGGTTACAAGGCAAAGGATAAAGGAG ACATTGATAGTGGCTGCAGCAACGTTCAAAGGTTGGTTCGCAAGATTACGAGTCCATATGGCCGTTCAGTAAGTGACTACGACGATTGGGAAAGATTCAGAACGCTCTCAAGCCCGGGTCACAAAGAAAAAG ATGGTGCGAATGCGTTGAATGAAGAGTTTAAGGGATTCAGCTTGTTTGTAAAAGATGAGCCACTGTTTGAGGCAAAATCTGAACCATTTACCAAAGGAAAGGTTTCGTTTCAACCTGACACATTGTTGGATAAACGTATG GTCATAAGGTATTACAATCGTATGGAAAGGATTCACCACGTTGATGAGCAACCCGATCTACCGGGTTTACTCAAGTTGGTGGGAAGTGATATTGATTCCAACCTGGCTGACAGTCCTCGTCGAAGATCGACTGGGCACAAGTCTTCTGACAACGACTTATGGTGGGCATGTGGAAGGTGTTTCTTTGAACGACGCAAGAAATCAACTATAAAGGCTCATGTAATCCAACAAGTTTGCCAAAAAACagctgaaattaaaaaatcaaGAAGCAACATTTCAAAGAAGAAACGGCAACGCCACGCCAGTTGGGATTTTGGGAATGAGAGTTTTAAGAGCTATTCATGGAAAGCATCGCTTTCTGTATAA
- the LOC138038902 gene encoding uncharacterized protein isoform X1 — protein MNSNFQMDALLEEKLNDIDELIRSELEYEPQSPTILNLQSLDFMLNDPAYSPEKIDAILKSPQNSPNEVNEVEMEVQILDLKDVYDKKTRRTLQGLEYRLEDSEVTVVLQASDEISSVRAFVQRCPEAAIRTHDTIGPVELDINTLQSEALRRVVSIDLGSVYKTKDGDPVYWLEKADVMQRNKWELIIVLDFSSGLSGSVASKPFRVTTKAGYKAKDKGDIDSGCSNVQRLVRKITSPYGRSVSDYDDWERFRTLSSPGHKEKDGANALNEEFKGFSLFVKDEPLFEAKSEPFTKGKVSFQPDTLLDKRMVIRYYNRMERIHHVDEQPDLPGLLKLVGSDIDSNLADSPRRRSTGHKSSDNDLWWACGRCFFERRKKSTIKAHVIQQVCQKTAEIKKSRSNISKKKRQRHASWDFGNESFKSYSWKASLSV, from the exons ATGAACAGTAATTTTCAGATGGACGCTTTGTTGGAGGAAAAACTAAACGACATCGACGAGTTAATTCGGTCAGAACTGGAATATGAACCTCAAAGTCCtaccattttgaatttgcaaTCTTTGGATTTTATGTTGAATGATCCAGCTTATAGTCCAG AAAAGATCGACGCTATCTTGAAAAGCCCTCAAAATTCACCAAACGAAGTCAATGAAGTTGAAATGGAAGTCCAGATACTGGATTTAAAGGATGTCTACGACAAAAAGACGCGAAGAACTTTACAAGGATTAGAGTATCGTTTGGAAGACTCTGAGGTAACTGTTGTCCTGCAAGCATCTGATGAAATCAGCAGCGTTCGGGCTTTTGTTCAGAGGTGTCCAGAGGCTGCCATTAGGACACACGATACTATAG GTCCCGTTGAACTGGACATCAATACCTTACAGTCTGAAGCCTTGCGTCGGGTTGTGAGCATTGATCTTGGGTCAGTGTACAAAACGAAAGACGGAGACCCGGTCTACTGGCTCGAAAAAGCAGACGTCATGCAAAGAAATAAGTGGGAGCTGATAATCGTACTTGACTTCAGTTCGGGACTGTCTGGTAGTGTGGCATCAAAGCCTTTTAGAGTCACAACTAAAGCAGGTTACAAGGCAAAGGATAAAGGAG ACATTGATAGTGGCTGCAGCAACGTTCAAAGGTTGGTTCGCAAGATTACGAGTCCATATGGCCGTTCAGTAAGTGACTACGACGATTGGGAAAGATTCAGAACGCTCTCAAGCCCGGGTCACAAAGAAAAAG ATGGTGCGAATGCGTTGAATGAAGAGTTTAAGGGATTCAGCTTGTTTGTAAAAGATGAGCCACTGTTTGAGGCAAAATCTGAACCATTTACCAAAGGAAAGGTTTCGTTTCAACCTGACACATTGTTGGATAAACGTATG GTCATAAGGTATTACAATCGTATGGAAAGGATTCACCACGTTGATGAGCAACCCGATCTACCGGGTTTACTCAAGTTGGTGGGAAGTGATATTGATTCCAACCTGGCTGACAGTCCTCGTCGAAGATCGACTGGGCACAAGTCTTCTGACAACGACTTATGGTGGGCATGTGGAAGGTGTTTCTTTGAACGACGCAAGAAATCAACTATAAAGGCTCATGTAATCCAACAAGTTTGCCAAAAAACagctgaaattaaaaaatcaaGAAGCAACATTTCAAAGAAGAAACGGCAACGCCACGCCAGTTGGGATTTTGGGAATGAGAGTTTTAAGAGCTATTCATGGAAAGCATCGCTTTCTGTATAA
- the LOC138038902 gene encoding uncharacterized protein isoform X2, giving the protein MDALLEEKLNDIDELIRSELEYEPQSPTILNLQSLDFMLNDPAYSPEKIDAILKSPQNSPNEVNEVEMEVQILDLKDVYDKKTRRTLQGLEYRLEDSEVTVVLQASDEISSVRAFVQRCPEAAIRTHDTIGPVELDINTLQSEALRRVVSIDLGSVYKTKDGDPVYWLEKADVMQRNKWELIIVLDFSSGLSGSVASKPFRVTTKAGYKAKDKGDIDSGCSNVQRLVRKITSPYGRSVSDYDDWERFRTLSSPGHKEKDGANALNEEFKGFSLFVKDEPLFEAKSEPFTKGKVSFQPDTLLDKRMVIRYYNRMERIHHVDEQPDLPGLLKLVGSDIDSNLADSPRRRSTGHKSSDNDLWWACGRCFFERRKKSTIKAHVIQQVCQKTAEIKKSRSNISKKKRQRHASWDFGNESFKSYSWKASLSV; this is encoded by the exons ATGGACGCTTTGTTGGAGGAAAAACTAAACGACATCGACGAGTTAATTCGGTCAGAACTGGAATATGAACCTCAAAGTCCtaccattttgaatttgcaaTCTTTGGATTTTATGTTGAATGATCCAGCTTATAGTCCAG AAAAGATCGACGCTATCTTGAAAAGCCCTCAAAATTCACCAAACGAAGTCAATGAAGTTGAAATGGAAGTCCAGATACTGGATTTAAAGGATGTCTACGACAAAAAGACGCGAAGAACTTTACAAGGATTAGAGTATCGTTTGGAAGACTCTGAGGTAACTGTTGTCCTGCAAGCATCTGATGAAATCAGCAGCGTTCGGGCTTTTGTTCAGAGGTGTCCAGAGGCTGCCATTAGGACACACGATACTATAG GTCCCGTTGAACTGGACATCAATACCTTACAGTCTGAAGCCTTGCGTCGGGTTGTGAGCATTGATCTTGGGTCAGTGTACAAAACGAAAGACGGAGACCCGGTCTACTGGCTCGAAAAAGCAGACGTCATGCAAAGAAATAAGTGGGAGCTGATAATCGTACTTGACTTCAGTTCGGGACTGTCTGGTAGTGTGGCATCAAAGCCTTTTAGAGTCACAACTAAAGCAGGTTACAAGGCAAAGGATAAAGGAG ACATTGATAGTGGCTGCAGCAACGTTCAAAGGTTGGTTCGCAAGATTACGAGTCCATATGGCCGTTCAGTAAGTGACTACGACGATTGGGAAAGATTCAGAACGCTCTCAAGCCCGGGTCACAAAGAAAAAG ATGGTGCGAATGCGTTGAATGAAGAGTTTAAGGGATTCAGCTTGTTTGTAAAAGATGAGCCACTGTTTGAGGCAAAATCTGAACCATTTACCAAAGGAAAGGTTTCGTTTCAACCTGACACATTGTTGGATAAACGTATG GTCATAAGGTATTACAATCGTATGGAAAGGATTCACCACGTTGATGAGCAACCCGATCTACCGGGTTTACTCAAGTTGGTGGGAAGTGATATTGATTCCAACCTGGCTGACAGTCCTCGTCGAAGATCGACTGGGCACAAGTCTTCTGACAACGACTTATGGTGGGCATGTGGAAGGTGTTTCTTTGAACGACGCAAGAAATCAACTATAAAGGCTCATGTAATCCAACAAGTTTGCCAAAAAACagctgaaattaaaaaatcaaGAAGCAACATTTCAAAGAAGAAACGGCAACGCCACGCCAGTTGGGATTTTGGGAATGAGAGTTTTAAGAGCTATTCATGGAAAGCATCGCTTTCTGTATAA